A window of the Planococcus citri chromosome 4, ihPlaCitr1.1, whole genome shotgun sequence genome harbors these coding sequences:
- the HisT gene encoding uncharacterized MFS-type transporter C09D4.1, which produces MSLPGNYADLEKSEEITPADVIENQKSECKLYRRRWFLLILFVVYSMSNAMQWIQYSIIANVVTKYYHVDSFAVDWTSMIYMITYIPLIFPASWLLDKLGIRIAVLLGAIGTCAGAWIKVFSIAPDRFWVTFIGQTVVAVSQTFVLSLPARVAAVWFGQNEVSSACSVGVFGNQLGVAVGFVVPPMLVPNSEDVRDVENGLKLMYYSVAVITTVILFLVILFFEDKPDLPPSPAQAAQKSGSDSNDFITSVRRLVTNKGYVLLLVSYGINVGVFYAISTLLNQVILIYYPGKEEDAGRIGLVIVLVGMLGSVFCGYILDKTRLFKETTLTVYAFSLLGMLAYTFTLNCGNIVIVYLTAALLGFFMTGYLPVGFELAAELTYPEPEGTSAGLINAGAQVFGITFTMMYGWLISKAGDFWANICLILMLLCGTTLTAFIPSDLRRQLASQST; this is translated from the exons ATGTCCTTACCTGGAAATTACGCTGATTTGGAAAAATCCGAAGAAATCACACCGGCAGACgtaatcgaaaatcaaaaatcagaatgCAAACTTTACAGAAGAAGATGGTTCCTTTTAATTCTATTCGTCGTGTATTCGATGTCAAATGCTATGCAATGGATTCAGTATTCCATAATTGCAAACGTTGTTACCAAATATTATCACGTCGATTCGTTCGCAGTCGACTGGACATCGATGATTTACATGATAACGTACATTCCGTTGATATTTCCAGCTTCCTGGTTGCTCGATAAACTG GGGATCAGAATAGCCGTATTACTGGGAGCTATTGGAACCTGTGCCGGTGCTTGGATAAAAGTATTCTCAATCGCTCCCGATAGATTTTGGGTTACGTTTATTGGTCAAACGGTGGTAGCAGTTTCGCAAACTTTCGTGCTTAGTTTACCAGCCAGAGTGGCCGCTGTTTGGTTCGGTCAAAATGAAGTCTCTTCGGCGTGCTCAGTCGGCGTATTTGGTAATCAG CTCGGTGTAGCCGTTGGTTTTGTTGTGCCACCGATGCTGGTGCCGAATAGCGAAGATGTACGAGATGTTGAGAATGGCCTCAAACTAATGTATTATTCGGTCGCCGTTATAACGAcggttattttatttttagttattttat TCTTTGAAGATAAACCAGATTTACCTCCTAGTCCTGCACAAGCTGCTCAAAAAAGTGGCTCAGATTCCAACGATTTTATCACCTCAGTCAGGCGTTTGGTAACGAATAAAGGATACGTTCTGTTATTAGTGTCGTATGGAATTAACGTAGGAGTGTTTTATGCCATTTCTACCCTATTGAATCAAGTCATTCTTATTTATTATCCT GGCAAAGAAGAAGATGCCGGACGTATTGGTCTAGTCATAGTTTTAGTGGGCATGCTGGGCTCTGTATTTTGTGGATATATTCTGGACAAAACTAGATTGTTCAA AGAAACTACTTTAACGGTTTACGCATTTTCTCTACTTGGAATGTTAGCTTATACTTTCACCCTGAACTGTGGCAACATCGTAATTGTTTACTTAACAGCGGCTTTGTTGGG cTTCTTTATGACTGGTTATCTGCCTGTTGGATTTGAACTGGCAGCCGAACTTACGTATCCCGAACCGGAGGGTACCTCAGCTGGATTGATCAACGCCGGAGCGCAAGTTTTCGGAATCACATTTACCATGATGTACGGCTGGTTGATATCCAAAGCTGGCGACTTTTGGGCGAATATATGTTTAATATTGATGCTTCTCTGCGGTACTACACTCACGGCGTTTATTCCTTCGGATTTAAGACGACAGTTAGCTAGTCAAAGCACCTGA